Proteins co-encoded in one Centroberyx gerrardi isolate f3 chromosome 18, fCenGer3.hap1.cur.20231027, whole genome shotgun sequence genomic window:
- the dtl gene encoding denticleless protein homolog — protein sequence MLFRSIVDRGVGRRRQNAVPSDPCPRYPLTSLLEGYQCARHDEHISYGNLGDTVPPFGLAFSSVKGLQNVLAVANEEGVVRLYNTENRGNPVLKEWLAHENAVFDLAWVPGEASLVTASGDQMAKLWDVKSGELLGSFRGHQCSLKSVAFTQQEKAVFCTAGRDGNIMVWDTRCSKKDGFYRQVKQISGAHNKADRSTPSKTKKRRPGARGMAPSVDSQQSVTVVLFRDEHTLVSSGAVDGIIKTWDLRKNYTAHHHDPVPLQTYPYPGSSTRKLGYSGLVLDSTGSNLLCNCTDDNIYMFNVSGLKTSPVAVFSGHLNSSFYVKSTISPDDQFLASGSSDHHAYIWKLSEPNRPPVMLQGHSQEVTSIAWCPTDFTKIATCSDDNTVRIWRLDRGVDGAKSSVGEANLVGWARPKSASVRAGTSSRVGSTPAKTRLTESLGGPASPQPASCAPSGAALPLPSSTTSPVPAQEAKAGALRQRTPSSIKRWLAPTHGSPPEQASPPLRRVLSPCPQSPAGGTPPSERRAKRRLETGGGAAGGCEGAEKCDCVTELYPAAKRSRVLTGVCCPAQDPHHRAERCKESRAQTDSRTEDSKQASSRQIGKENCSPGAVDWLSVMGQRMRKGQGGSSSPRSPSASKKQEGRTPASPTIRSPQTMKKISSYFQRTSLE from the exons ATGCTTTTCCGCTCCATTGTTGACAGAGGAGTCGGCAGACGGAGGCAGAATG CCGTACCCTCAGATCCCTGCCCCAGAtaccctctgacctctctgctgGAGGGGTACCAGTGTGCCCGGCACGACGAGCACATCTCCTATGGAAACCTGGGTGACACAGTGCCTCCATTCGGATTAGCTTTCTCCTCTG TAAAGGGCCTGCAGAATGTCCTTGCAGTGGCCAATGAAGAAGGCGTGGTGAGGCTCTACAACACAGAGAACCGTGGAAACCCCGTTCTTAAAG AGTGGCTGGCTCACGAGAATGCTGTGTTTGACCTGGCCTGGGTACCAGGGGAGGCCAGCTTG GTCACTGCTTCAGGCGACCAGATGGCCAAGCTGTGGGATGTGAAGTCGGGGGAGCTGCTGGGCAGCTTCAGGGGCCACCAGTGCAGCCTCAAGTCTGTGGCGttcacacagcaggagaaag CTGTATTCTGTACCGCTGGCAGAGATGGGAATATTATGGTCTGGGACACCCGGTGCAGCAAAAAAG ATGGTTTCTACAGACAGGTGAAACAGATCAGCGGCGCTCACAACAAAGCGGACAGAAGCACCCCCTCCAAAACGAAGAAGAGGCGGCCCGGCGCGCGCGGCATGGCTCCCTCTGTG gaTTCCCAGCAAAGCGTCACAGTGGTTTTGTTCCGGGATGAGCACACCCTCGTCTCGTCTGGAGCCGTCGACGG AATAATCAAGACGTGGGATCTGAGGAAAAACTACACCGCACACCACCACGATCCTGTTCCCCTGCAGACGTACCCTTATCCTGGTTCTAGCACACGCAAACTAG gttaTTCTGGCCTCGTCCTGGACTCCACAGGATCCAACCTCCTGTGCAACTGCACCGACGACAACATCTACATGTTCAATGTCAGCGGGCTGAAAACCTCCCCAG TGGCCGTCTTCAGCGGCCACCTCAACTCCTCATTTTACGTCAAGTCCACCATCAGCCCAGATGACCAGTTCTTGGCCAGCGGCTCCAGTGATCATCACGCATACATCTGGAAG CTCTCCGAACCTAATCGTCCCCCTGTGATGCTTCAAGGCCACAGCCAGGAAGTGACGTCTATTGCATGGTGCCCCACAGATTTCACTAAG ATTGCTACCTGTTCTGATGACAACACGGTCCGGATCTGGCGGCTCGACCGGGGAGTGGATGGAGCAAAATCCTCAGTGGGAGAGGCCAATCTTGTGGGTTGGGCGCGTCCAAAGTCTGCCTCAGTGAGGGCCG GGACTTCAAGCCGAGTTGGAAGCACCCCTGCCAAGACCCGCTTGACGGAGAGTCTGGGAGGCCCAGCCTCGCCCCAGCCGGCCTCCTGCGCCCCCAGCGGAGCCGCCCTGCCCCTGCCCTCCAGCACCACCTCACCCGTCCCGGCTCAGGAGGCCAAGGCCGGCGCCCTTCGCCAGAGAACCCCGTCCTCCATCAAACGCTGGCTCGCCCCCACCCACGGGTCTCCTCCTGAGCAGGCCAGCCCCCCGCTCCGCAGGGTGCTGAGCCCGTGTCCGCAGAGCCCGGCGGGCGGCACCCCTCCCTCAGAGCGCCGGGCCAAACGCAGGCTGGAGACGGGCGGTGGAGCGGCGGGAGGCTGTGAGGGCGCGGAGAAGTGCGACTGTGTTACGGAGCTCTACCCCGCGGCCAAGAGAAGCCGGGTCCTGACGGGTGTCTGCTGCCCCGCACAGGACCCACATCACCGAGCAGAGAGGTGCAAAGAGAGCCGGGCGCAGACAGACTCTCGCACAGAGGACAGCAAACAAGCCTCATCCAGACAGATTGGCAAGGAGAACTGCTCGCCTGGAGCGGTGGACTGGTTGTCAGTGATGGGCCAACGGATGAGGAAAGGCCAAGGAGGCTCTAGCAGTCCCAGAAGCCCCAGTGCCTCCAAGAAACAAGAGGGCAGGACACCAGCTTCACCG ACAATCCGCTCCCCACAGACCATGAAGAAAATCTCCTCGTATTTCCAGAGGACGAGTCTGGAGTGA
- the ints7 gene encoding integrator complex subunit 7, with product MSLSTARSFLSEAGYGEQELDANSALMELDKGLRSGKLGEQCEAVVLFPKLFQKYPFPILINSAFLKLADIFRLGNNFLRLCVLKVTQQSEKHLEKILNVDEFVKRVFSVIHSNDPVARAITLRMLGSLASIIPERKNAHHSIRQSLDSHDNVEVEAAIFAAASFSAQSKDFAAGICNKISEMIQGLDTPVDLKLKLIPMLQHMHHDANLASSSRELLQQLVNSYPSTPMVIVTLHTFTQLAASSLIDIPKQLQLLLQYLKDDPRKAVKRLAIQDLKLLAKKAPHLWIRENTQTLCECALTSPYNSLKLGMLAVLSTLSGTIAIKQYFNPVTGSSSVPPRLTDLVKLAQECCYHSNLAVAAHGVIVLANIAISCPEKDIVQLEQDTVLGVESLLMLCSQDSSSSAQATLKTALTSLVQLLKSRPHLSQSAVEFLLGQLHSACDSSRVLMCHALAAIATHLPVLGDGMLGDLVDLYRVASHSSTDKQQELLVSLATVIFVASQSSLSAEVKMVIKQQLENVANGWTVYRIARQASRMGCHEFSSELYQSLRTRVASEHFYFWLNSLKEFSQAEQCLSHVEDGNYSAAMSAIAEALRSYQKGIASLTAASTPLSPLTFQCEFVKLRIDTLQALSQLICTCNSLKTSPPPAIATTVALTSGNELQRCGRISMQMKVSMDEFRSLAARYSDLHQSSFDADYATLRNVELQQQSCLLVSHVIEALILDPQAASFQEYGTLGSVQTESEYERRMMSVFNRVLEEVEGLSKKHPPVSYLHTGCLCDAVIALLKVPLSFQRYFFQKLQSTSIKLAISPSPRTPTEPIPVQSSQQLTLKVEGVVQHGSTPGLFRKIQSVCLNVTSTLQSKTGPDYKIPLDTKTNEIEQRVEPHNDYFSTQFLLNFSILGTHTVTVEASVVDESGIEWKTGPKTTVSVKSLEDPYSQQLRHQLQQQQQQAGAQPAPQRSAYARF from the exons ATGTCGCTTTCAACGGCCCGGTCATTCCTGTCAGAGGCCGGTTATGGCGAACAAGAACTTGACGCCAATTCGGCTCTTATGGAGCTGGACAAAG GGTTGAGGTCGGGGAAGCTCGGAGAGCAGTGTGAGGCAGTGGTGCTCTTCCCCAAACTCTTCCAGAAGTATCCTTTCCCCATCCTCATCAACTCTGCGTTCCTGAAACTAGCAGACATCTTCAGACTCGG GAACAACTTTctgcgcctgtgtgtgctgAAGGTAACACAGCAGAGCGAGAAACACCTGGAGAAGATCCTCAACGTGGACGAATTTGTCAAAAGGGTGTTTTCTGTCATCCATAGCAATGACCCTGTGGCCAGAGCCATCACTCTTAG GATGCTTGGTAGTTTGGCCTCCATCATCCCAGAGAGGAAGAATGCCCACCACAGCATTCGCCAGAGTCTGGACTCTCACGACAACGTAGAAGTGGAGGCTGCcatatttgctgctgcaagcTTCTCTGCACAATCAAA agaCTTCGCAGCTGGAATTTGCAACAAAATCAGTGAGATGATTCAAG GTTTGGACACTCCGGTGGACCTGAAGCTGAAGTTGATCCCCATGCTGCAGCACATGCACCACGATGCCAACCtggcctccagcagcagagagctTCTGCAGCAGCTGGTCAACTCttacccctccacccccatgGTCATCGTCACCCTGCACACCTTCACCCAGCTGGCCGCCTCCTCCCTCATCGACATCCCTAAGCAG TTACAGCTTCTCCTTCAATACCTGAAAGACGACCCAAGGAAAGCTGTCAAGAGACTGGCAATTCAGGACTTGAAGCTCTTGGCTAAAAAGGCTCCTCACCTCTGGATCAGAGAAAACACTCAG ACCCTGTGTGAGTGCGCCCTGACTAGCCCTTACAACAGTCTGAAGCTGGGGATGTTGGCtgtcctctccactctctctggAACAATCGCCATCAAGCAGTACTTCAACCCTGTGACAG gtagCTCTTCGGTCCCCCCTCGGCTCACTGACCTGGTTAAACTGGCGCAGGAATGCTGTTACCACAGCAACCTGGCAGTGGCCGCGCACGGGGTTATCGTGCTCGCCAACATTGCCATTTCCTGTCCAGAGAAAG ATATAGTGCAGTTGGAGCAGGACACAGTTTTGGGAGTGGAGTCTCTGCTGATGCTTTGCAGTCAGGACAGCAGTTCCAGTGCACAGGCCACACTCAAA ACAGCCCTCACCTCATTGGTTCAGCTGCTGAAGAGTCGACctcacctcagccaatcagcagtggAATTCCTGCTCGGTCAGCTCCACTCCGCCTGTGACTCCTCTCGCGTTCTCATGTGCCACGCTCTGGCAGCCATCGCCACCCACCTGCCAGTGCTGGGAGACGGCATGCTGGGAGATCTGGTGGACCTCTACAGAGTGGCCAGTCACTCCTCCACTGACAAGCAGCAAGAGCTCCTG GTTTCCTTGGCAACAGTGATTTTCGTGGCCAGCCAGTCTTCTCTGTCAGCCGAAGTGAAGATGGTCATCAAACAGCAGCTGGAGAACGTGGCTAACGGCTGGACGGTGTACCGCATCGCTCGGCAGGCCTCGCGCATG GGATGCCACGAGTTCTCCAGCGAGCTGTACCAGAGCCTGCGGACCCGCGTGGCGTCGGAGCACTTCTACTTCTGGCTGAACAGCCTGAAGGAGTTCTCCCAGGCGGAGCAGTGCCTGAGTCACGTGGAGGACGGGAACTACAGCGCCGCCATGAGCGCCATCGCCGAGGCCTTGCGCTCCTACCAGAAGGGCATCGCCTCCCTCACA GCTGCCAGCACTCCGCTGAGCCCGCTTACCTTCCAGTGTGAGTTTGTGAAGCTGCGTATCGACACGCTGCAGGCCCTGTCGCAGCTCATTTGTACCTGTAACAGCCTGAAAACCAGCCCCCCTCCCGCCATCGCCACCACCGTCGCCCTCACCTCGGGTAATGAGCTGCAGCGCTGCGGACGCATCTCCATGCAG atGAAAGTATCCATGGATGAGTTCAGAAGCCTTGCTGCTCGTTACTCTGACTTACACCAGTCGTCGTTCGATGCGGACTATGCCACCCTCCGTAACGTGGAGCT CCAACAACAGAGCTGCTTGCTCGTCTCCCATGTCATAGAAGCTCTGATTCTGGACCCACAGGCAGCCAG TTTTCAGGAGTATGGCACCCTGGGGTCGGTCCAGACAGAGAGTGAATACGAGAGACGGATGATGTCGGTCTTCAACCGTGTGCTGGAGGAAGTGGAGGGCCTTAGCAAGAAACACCCTCCTGTTTCCTACCTG CATACAGGTTGCCTCTGTGACGCTGTCATAGCTTTGCTCAAGGTCCCGCTGTCCTTCCAGAGGTATTTCTTCCAAAAGCTCCAGTCAACCAGCATTAAG cttGCCATCTCTCCGTCCCCGCGGACACCGACTGAACCGATCCCAGTGCAGAGCAGCCAGCAGCTGACTCTGAAGGTGGAGGGGGTGGTGCAGCACGGCTCCACCCCGGGACTCTTCCGGAAGATCCAGTCCGTCTGCCTCAACGTCACTTCCACTCTCCAGAGCAAGACGGGGCCTGACTACAAG ATTCCACTGGACACCAAGACCAACGAGATTGAGCAGCGGGTAGAACCCCACAATGACTACTTCAGCACCCAGTTCCTGCTCAATTTCTCCATCCTGGGCACCCACACCGTCACCGTGGAGGCCTCCGTGGTGGACGAGAGCGGCATCGAGTGGAAGACCGGGCCCAAGACAACGGTGTCTGTCAAGTCCCTGGAGGATCCTTACTCCCAGCAGCTCCGccaccagctgcagcagcagcagcagcaggccggGGCCCAGCCCGCTCCACAGAGGAGCGCATACGCCCGCTTCTAG